The proteins below are encoded in one region of bacterium:
- a CDS encoding glycerol-3-phosphate dehydrogenase/oxidase, with protein sequence MKRNVKALTEKEFDLIVVGAGIYGAAIAWDASLRGLSVALVERGDFGSGTSSNSLKIVHGGLRYLQQLDVKRVRESVRERRIMLTIAPHLVQPLPSILPCYGHLIKGPEVMFCGMLLNDILSFDRNRGVDPLRTIPNCRVVNRKSCLYILPGIDSSNVTGGAVWTDAQMYSSERLLLAFVKSASFKGAVTANYVKAESLIIKNSKAVGVKAIDLVDNEELEIRGKVVVNSSGAWINSILPEEKQSSSMFKLSTAMNLVLSRNLFPEIAAGIYGHYRYDVPGRGTKSGRRVLFATPWRGRTIIGTFHRPYKKEHASLSVNREEVESFLKEVNSAVPAADIKPEDVTFVQKGFLPMDGISRNTGEVLLTKHYRITDHKKRDRIDGLLSVVGVKYTTARDVAEKMVNLVTGKLGKKALKSVSKTTKLYGGDISSFDNFEKEVVRNTPDNIPGEVSKHLGLSYGTEYKSIFEIHEQTKGGLVPGSKEVLEAEIIFAVREEAAQKLSDVILRRTDLGSMGHPGKEALNRCADIMAKELNWPENRKQNEIDEVDKIYTQWS encoded by the coding sequence ATGAAAAGGAATGTCAAAGCACTTACAGAAAAAGAATTTGATCTTATAGTTGTCGGGGCAGGAATTTACGGTGCTGCAATTGCATGGGATGCATCATTGAGAGGGCTGTCTGTAGCTCTTGTGGAAAGGGGGGACTTCGGAAGCGGTACATCTTCCAATAGTCTTAAAATAGTTCACGGCGGGCTGCGTTATCTTCAGCAGCTTGATGTAAAAAGGGTTCGTGAATCTGTACGTGAACGCAGAATAATGCTTACAATTGCTCCTCACCTTGTACAGCCGTTGCCAAGTATACTGCCATGTTACGGCCACCTAATTAAGGGTCCTGAGGTTATGTTCTGCGGTATGCTGTTAAACGATATTTTAAGTTTTGACAGAAACAGAGGAGTTGATCCGCTGCGGACAATACCGAACTGCAGGGTTGTTAACAGAAAGAGCTGTCTATATATTCTGCCCGGAATTGACAGCAGTAATGTTACAGGCGGCGCAGTATGGACAGATGCGCAGATGTACAGTTCCGAGAGGCTTCTTCTTGCATTTGTAAAATCAGCATCTTTCAAAGGAGCAGTTACTGCAAATTATGTTAAGGCAGAGAGCCTTATTATTAAAAACAGCAAAGCTGTCGGAGTAAAGGCTATAGATTTGGTAGATAACGAAGAACTTGAAATAAGAGGAAAGGTTGTTGTTAATTCCAGCGGAGCATGGATTAACTCCATATTGCCGGAAGAAAAACAATCTTCTTCCATGTTTAAACTTTCAACAGCTATGAATCTTGTGTTGTCCCGTAATCTCTTCCCGGAAATTGCGGCCGGAATTTACGGACATTACAGGTATGATGTTCCTGGCAGAGGGACAAAATCAGGAAGGAGAGTGCTTTTTGCAACACCATGGAGAGGAAGAACAATAATCGGTACTTTCCACAGGCCGTACAAAAAAGAGCACGCTTCTCTTTCAGTAAACAGAGAGGAAGTTGAGAGCTTTTTAAAAGAGGTAAACAGCGCTGTTCCTGCAGCAGACATTAAACCGGAAGATGTTACATTCGTCCAAAAGGGATTTTTGCCTATGGATGGAATAAGCAGGAATACGGGAGAAGTGCTGTTAACAAAGCATTACAGAATTACCGATCATAAAAAAAGAGACAGGATTGACGGCCTGCTGAGTGTGGTTGGCGTTAAATATACAACAGCAAGGGACGTAGCTGAAAAGATGGTTAATCTTGTAACCGGAAAATTGGGCAAAAAAGCGTTAAAGTCTGTTTCCAAAACCACAAAATTGTATGGTGGAGACATCTCTTCTTTTGACAATTTTGAAAAAGAAGTTGTCAGAAATACTCCTGATAATATTCCCGGTGAAGTAAGTAAACACCTTGGACTAAGCTACGGTACTGAATACAAATCAATATTTGAAATACACGAACAGACAAAAGGCGGCCTTGTGCCCGGTTCAAAAGAAGTACTTGAGGCAGAAATTATTTTTGCTGTCAGGGAAGAAGCCGCACAGAAACTTTCCGATGTTATTCTGCGCCGGACTGATCTCGGGTCAATGGGACACCCCGGAAAAGAAGCATTGAACCGCTGTGCAGACATAATGGCAAAAGAGCTCAACTGGCCGGAAAACCGTAAGCAGAATGAGATTGACGAAGTTGATAAAATTTATACTCAATGGTCTTAA
- a CDS encoding NAD-dependent epimerase/dehydratase family protein has protein sequence MIKVFVTGATGFTGGHLARALNKKGYQVRCLVRSKEKGAGLESLGMELAVGDLTDKKSLVPALNGIDIVYHIAAVYREQNIPRKRFWEVNVEGTKNLLEASAETGIKRFVHCSTVGVQGEIENPPASENTRYNPGDYYQESKMEGELLALDFFKNRGLPGVVFRPVGIYGPGDTRFLKLFKFIGNRKFRMFGSGNVLYHLTYIDDLVDGIILVGETPGVEGEIFTIAGERYTTLNEFVETIAKVLNVNIRKLHYPVWPLWLAGALCEFVCTPLRISPPVYRRRVDFFIKDRAFDISKAKKVLGYNPNVSIYDGLKKTAEWYKKEGLI, from the coding sequence ATGATAAAAGTTTTTGTTACAGGAGCAACGGGGTTTACAGGCGGCCATCTTGCACGTGCACTTAATAAAAAAGGTTATCAGGTAAGGTGTCTTGTCCGGTCAAAAGAAAAAGGTGCCGGGCTTGAATCTCTTGGAATGGAATTAGCTGTTGGAGATTTAACTGATAAGAAAAGCCTTGTTCCTGCTCTTAATGGAATAGATATTGTCTATCACATAGCAGCTGTTTACAGAGAGCAGAATATTCCGAGAAAACGTTTCTGGGAAGTGAATGTAGAAGGCACAAAAAATCTTCTTGAAGCTTCAGCCGAAACCGGAATAAAGAGATTTGTACACTGCAGCACTGTAGGTGTGCAGGGTGAGATAGAGAATCCTCCTGCATCTGAAAATACCAGGTACAATCCGGGTGATTACTATCAGGAATCCAAAATGGAGGGGGAACTTCTTGCTTTGGATTTTTTTAAAAACAGGGGGCTTCCCGGTGTTGTTTTCAGGCCTGTGGGTATTTATGGCCCTGGTGACACAAGGTTTCTGAAACTTTTTAAATTCATAGGCAACAGAAAATTCAGAATGTTCGGATCCGGTAATGTGCTCTATCATCTTACTTATATTGATGATCTTGTTGACGGAATAATTCTTGTGGGGGAAACCCCCGGAGTAGAGGGAGAGATATTTACAATTGCAGGAGAAAGATATACAACCCTGAATGAATTTGTTGAGACAATTGCAAAAGTATTAAATGTTAACATCAGGAAGCTTCACTACCCGGTTTGGCCTTTGTGGCTTGCAGGCGCGTTGTGTGAATTTGTTTGTACTCCCCTGAGAATCTCTCCTCCGGTTTACAGAAGAAGAGTTGATTTTTTTATTAAGGACAGAGCATTTGACATATCAAAAGCAAAGAAGGTGTTGGGATACAATCCTAATGTATCAATTTATGACGGTCTGAAAAAAACTGCAGAGTGGTATAAAAAAGAGGGGCTTATCTGA
- a CDS encoding glycosyltransferase has translation MDQNQTIEIQKELFSSKGNLAKYQDLVLGTKGIFKLLKYETIIGIASWMPGALGLVLRKSLYPKLLGSAGRNVTFGQNVVLRHPEKIFIGSNVVIDDNCVLDAKGTGNHGIYIGNGVFIGRNTILNCKNGDIILEDEVNISANCHIFSASRVRVGASNLFAAYTYLVGGTHHFDNPSIPVLHQSRSSEGITIGPGGWLGAHVSVFDGVNIGRNVIVGAGSVVNKDLPDYAVAVGSPAKVLKKREPPEEGTPPVPVTIGIINYNGEKVLGKTLDAIYKQDCHGISEIIAVDNSSTDNSLDVLKSKFPDVKIISMENRGPNPSRNLILKEAAAPRVLLVDNDIVLAPDALSKLNMALDSNPDAGVASAQIRFFNSPEKIQYNGAHIHFAGGAVMNRFMFDVPRPVAAVPAGAMLVDKAKAEEIGYFDEDFFYGWADGDFSFRMTIAGYPCLNVAGARVFHLKEKKGMPWVFYQVRNRWWFVLKTYNLRTLFFTLPAIFLYQGAVFFGMLLKGQGWPVIKGGFAALWSLPLVLRKRREVMKIKRVRDKDVLTGASIDLIGEGSQSKIIKMGTGIMNAVLKIYWVLVKRFIN, from the coding sequence ATGGATCAGAATCAAACCATAGAAATTCAAAAAGAGCTGTTCAGCAGCAAGGGGAATCTGGCAAAGTACCAGGATCTTGTGCTCGGGACAAAGGGAATATTTAAGCTCCTTAAATATGAAACAATAATAGGTATTGCAAGTTGGATGCCGGGAGCTTTGGGCCTTGTTTTGCGTAAATCCCTTTATCCGAAACTGCTGGGCTCCGCAGGCAGAAATGTTACTTTCGGGCAGAATGTTGTTTTACGCCATCCGGAAAAGATTTTTATAGGAAGCAATGTTGTTATAGATGATAATTGCGTTCTTGATGCAAAAGGAACAGGCAACCATGGAATCTACATAGGTAATGGCGTTTTTATAGGAAGAAATACAATCCTCAATTGCAAGAATGGTGATATAATACTTGAGGACGAAGTTAACATAAGCGCGAATTGCCACATTTTTTCTGCAAGCAGGGTAAGGGTAGGCGCCAGCAATCTGTTTGCAGCATATACTTATCTTGTAGGCGGAACTCATCACTTTGATAATCCCTCAATACCTGTACTGCATCAGAGCCGTTCTTCCGAAGGAATAACCATAGGCCCGGGGGGGTGGCTTGGTGCGCATGTATCTGTTTTTGACGGCGTGAATATCGGCAGGAACGTTATTGTAGGAGCTGGTTCTGTTGTAAATAAAGACCTACCTGATTATGCAGTTGCTGTCGGAAGCCCTGCAAAAGTACTTAAAAAGCGGGAACCGCCTGAGGAGGGTACTCCTCCGGTACCTGTGACAATAGGAATTATAAATTACAACGGTGAGAAAGTACTGGGAAAGACGCTGGATGCAATTTATAAGCAGGATTGTCATGGTATTTCGGAAATAATAGCAGTAGATAATTCGTCAACAGATAACAGCCTTGATGTCCTTAAATCGAAATTCCCCGATGTCAAAATCATATCAATGGAAAACAGAGGGCCTAATCCGTCAAGAAATCTGATTTTAAAAGAGGCCGCGGCTCCGCGGGTACTTCTTGTGGACAATGATATTGTACTTGCACCTGATGCCCTGTCAAAACTGAACATGGCCCTTGATTCAAATCCTGATGCAGGAGTAGCAAGCGCTCAAATTCGGTTTTTTAACAGCCCGGAAAAAATTCAGTACAACGGAGCACATATTCATTTTGCAGGCGGGGCTGTTATGAACAGATTTATGTTTGATGTCCCCCGGCCTGTTGCTGCAGTACCTGCAGGCGCAATGCTTGTTGACAAGGCAAAGGCTGAAGAGATAGGGTATTTTGACGAAGACTTTTTTTACGGATGGGCAGACGGAGATTTTTCTTTCAGAATGACGATAGCAGGTTATCCCTGTCTAAATGTTGCAGGAGCCAGGGTCTTCCATTTGAAAGAGAAAAAAGGAATGCCGTGGGTCTTTTATCAGGTAAGAAACCGCTGGTGGTTTGTACTGAAAACTTACAATCTGCGTACTCTGTTTTTTACTCTGCCTGCAATTTTTCTTTACCAGGGAGCGGTTTTTTTCGGTATGCTTCTCAAGGGGCAGGGCTGGCCTGTAATTAAAGGAGGATTTGCAGCACTATGGTCACTCCCTCTTGTTCTTCGCAAAAGACGTGAGGTGATGAAGATTAAAAGAGTGAGGGATAAAGATGTGTTAACAGGTGCTTCAATAGATCTCATAGGAGAAGGGAGCCAGTCAAAAATCATCAAGATGGGTACTGGTATTATGAATGCAGTTCTAAAAATTTACTGGGTGCTTGTAAAAAGATTTATTAATTAA
- the asnB gene encoding asparagine synthase (glutamine-hydrolyzing), producing MCGICGVLYKDRNKQAGKAILALMCSTIVHRGPDDQGISVSENVGLGMRRLSIIDLSTGHQPISNEDGSKTIVFNGEIYNHNGLRQELEAKGHIFRTKSDTEAIIHGYEEWGEEVCSKLNGMFAFAIWDRKNESLFLARDRMGIKPFYVYEDGNKILFASEIKAILKHPEVDREIDLQALDNFLAFEYIPAPRSIFRKIRKLEPAHWMKYENGRISGNRYWQVIPREENMTMSQAEEKLSYLLADSVKLRLLSDVPLGAFLSGGLDSSILVSLMAKAGRNRVKTFSIGFKEASYNELNYARAVAKKYNTEHHEFIIQPDALELTEKLIKQLDEPFGDFSIFPTYLVSKMAREYVTVSLSGDGGDELFGGYDTYRAHMFARNYYSKIPGFIRKNLIAPAANVFPPTKKKKGAINAFKRFVEGTLLPEDLYQARWMVFLREKERAGLLSEGILSELAQTDRYDFIRKFNCSSMDIDDVTRIGFIDLNTYLIDNILVKVDRMSMANSLEARVPYLDHRVVEFAFSIPPQFKMGNAATKVILNKTFWNNLPDEIRNRDKQGFSIPIKNWIRKDLKNMMTDLLDSTRLEQQGFFKTDFVERMMKEHIDGRANHSHKLWALMVFEQWYDIYGNS from the coding sequence ATGTGCGGAATTTGCGGAGTTCTTTACAAGGACAGGAATAAACAGGCAGGCAAAGCGATTCTTGCTTTAATGTGCAGTACAATCGTGCACAGAGGCCCTGACGATCAGGGTATTTCTGTTTCGGAAAATGTCGGCCTGGGGATGCGCAGGCTTTCTATTATTGATCTCTCTACAGGGCACCAGCCTATATCAAATGAAGACGGGTCAAAAACAATTGTTTTTAACGGTGAAATCTATAATCACAATGGACTGAGACAGGAGCTTGAAGCAAAAGGGCATATTTTCAGGACAAAAAGCGATACTGAAGCAATCATTCACGGATACGAAGAGTGGGGCGAAGAAGTATGTTCAAAGCTTAACGGTATGTTTGCTTTTGCAATATGGGACAGAAAAAACGAATCCCTTTTTCTTGCAAGGGACAGGATGGGGATTAAACCTTTTTATGTCTACGAAGATGGAAATAAAATACTTTTCGCTTCGGAAATTAAAGCCATACTTAAGCATCCTGAAGTTGACCGTGAAATAGATCTTCAGGCTCTGGATAATTTCCTTGCATTTGAATACATACCTGCACCGCGATCAATATTCCGTAAAATCCGAAAGTTAGAACCTGCTCACTGGATGAAATATGAAAATGGAAGAATATCAGGCAACAGATACTGGCAGGTTATACCCCGGGAAGAAAATATGACGATGAGCCAGGCAGAAGAAAAGCTTTCTTATCTTCTCGCGGATTCAGTAAAACTCAGGCTTTTATCAGATGTCCCTCTCGGGGCATTTTTATCAGGGGGGCTCGATTCTTCGATACTTGTCTCTCTTATGGCAAAAGCAGGCAGAAACCGGGTAAAAACATTTTCTATAGGATTTAAAGAGGCTTCCTACAATGAATTGAATTATGCAAGAGCGGTTGCAAAAAAGTACAATACCGAGCATCATGAATTTATTATTCAGCCGGATGCCCTTGAACTGACTGAAAAACTCATAAAGCAGCTTGATGAACCATTCGGGGATTTTTCCATATTCCCCACTTATCTTGTATCAAAAATGGCAAGAGAGTATGTTACTGTAAGTTTATCCGGAGACGGAGGAGACGAGCTTTTCGGAGGGTATGATACTTACAGAGCACACATGTTTGCCCGGAACTATTACAGTAAAATTCCGGGTTTTATCAGAAAAAATTTAATAGCCCCTGCTGCAAATGTATTCCCTCCTACGAAAAAGAAAAAGGGAGCTATTAATGCTTTTAAAAGATTTGTTGAAGGGACACTATTGCCGGAAGACCTGTATCAGGCGAGATGGATGGTATTTCTCAGGGAAAAGGAGAGAGCAGGCCTTCTGTCAGAAGGAATTCTGTCTGAGCTTGCACAAACAGACCGTTACGATTTTATCCGTAAATTCAATTGCAGTTCAATGGATATTGATGATGTCACACGCATCGGTTTTATTGATCTCAACACATATCTGATTGATAATATACTTGTAAAGGTTGACCGTATGTCAATGGCGAATTCACTTGAAGCGAGAGTCCCGTATCTTGATCACAGAGTTGTTGAATTTGCATTCTCAATTCCTCCGCAGTTTAAAATGGGAAATGCTGCAACAAAAGTGATACTTAACAAAACTTTCTGGAACAATCTCCCTGATGAAATCAGGAATCGGGACAAACAGGGATTCAGCATACCTATTAAAAACTGGATACGTAAAGATTTAAAAAATATGATGACAGATCTTCTTGACAGTACAAGGCTTGAGCAGCAGGGATTTTTCAAAACAGACTTTGTTGAAAGAATGATGAAAGAACACATTGACGGAAGGGCAAATCACAGCCATAAATTATGGGCTCTTATGGTATTTGAACAGTGGTACGATATTTACGGAAATAGTTGA
- a CDS encoding class I SAM-dependent methyltransferase, whose product MENKNLKKEIASYWNSRIHDLEIAKHPVGSREFFEELAEYRFDKLNYLPKIVDFKGFKGKKILEIGCGVGIDLAEFAAGGALVTGIDLSQTAIDLAGKYFSHLGLSGDFKIMDGEAMSFADNTFDVVYAHGVLQYTENAVKMAEEAYRVLKPGGQFIAMVYNRKGWLNFMSRVFKVSLEHEDAPVLEKYTIDEFREILSPFINVKIVPERFPVRSRLHGGLKGVLFNTLFVGAFKIIPKPIVKKWGWHLMGFGEK is encoded by the coding sequence ATGGAAAACAAAAACTTGAAAAAAGAGATAGCATCTTACTGGAACAGCCGTATTCACGATCTTGAGATAGCAAAGCATCCTGTTGGATCACGTGAATTTTTTGAAGAACTTGCAGAGTACAGATTCGATAAACTGAACTATCTGCCGAAGATTGTTGATTTTAAAGGATTCAAAGGCAAAAAAATACTTGAGATCGGCTGCGGTGTTGGAATTGACCTTGCCGAGTTTGCTGCAGGCGGTGCTCTTGTTACAGGGATTGATCTTTCACAAACAGCAATTGATCTTGCAGGGAAATATTTTTCCCATCTCGGATTAAGTGGTGACTTTAAAATTATGGACGGGGAAGCCATGAGTTTTGCTGACAACACTTTTGATGTTGTTTATGCTCACGGTGTCCTTCAGTATACGGAAAATGCAGTTAAAATGGCGGAAGAAGCTTATAGAGTTTTAAAACCCGGAGGTCAGTTTATTGCCATGGTTTACAACAGAAAAGGGTGGCTTAATTTTATGTCCAGGGTTTTTAAAGTCTCTTTGGAACATGAGGATGCGCCTGTTCTTGAAAAATATACGATTGATGAATTCAGAGAGATATTATCTCCGTTTATTAATGTGAAGATCGTTCCCGAGCGTTTTCCTGTGCGCTCCAGGCTGCACGGAGGATTAAAAGGAGTACTGTTTAATACACTGTTTGTAGGAGCATTTAAAATTATACCAAAACCCATTGTGAAAAAATGGGGGTGGCATTTAATGGGCTTCGGAGAAAAATAA